One part of the Salmo salar chromosome ssa10, Ssal_v3.1, whole genome shotgun sequence genome encodes these proteins:
- the tspan1 gene encoding tetraspanin-1 isoform X2, which produces MACFTFFKCMMVLFNLLILLGGLTLLGVGIWVSVDKGLFLQVLSPFTLDVQYVKVGFFCIAIGGVLVLLGVLGCCGAHKGSKCLLLLFFSIILIIFIAEVAAGTVALAYSSFNQYGSDPVVTKIWNSTMTELNCCGFTNYTDFTDSYYSEQSEGSYPPSCCQLDTAPCSQQQAWHSAVQGCFEQLLEALQKHANIVGGIAVGIGGLEVAAMLVSMYLYCYLDNNVS; this is translated from the exons CTGGGgggtctgaccctgctgggtGTGGGGATTTGGGTGAGTGTGGATAAGGGTTTGTTCCTACAGGTGCTGAGTCCCTTCACCCTCGACGTGCAATATGTCAAGGTGGGCTTCTTCTGCATCGCTATTGGAGGAGTGCTGGTTCTACTGGGTGTACTGGGCTGCTGTGGAGCCCACAAGGGGAGCAAGTGTCTTCTGCTACTG TTTTTCTCCATCATCCTGATTATTTTCATCGCTGAAGTGGCAGCCGGAACGGTGGCCCTCGCCTACTCTTCATTT AACCAGTATGGCAGCGATCCGGTGGTCACCAAGATCTGGAACAGCACCATGACCGAG CTGAACTGCTGTGGCTTCACCAACTACACAGACTTTACTGACTCGTACTACTCTGAGCAGAGTGAGGGCAGCTACCCACCCAGCTGCTGCCAGCTAGACACTGCCCCCTGCAGCCAGCAgcaggcatggcacagtgctgttCAG GGCTGTTTTGAACAGCTGTTGGAGGCCCTTCAGAAGCATGCCAACATCGTAGGTGGAATAGCCGTAGGCATCGGAGGGCTAGAG GTGGCAGCGATGCTGGTATCCATGTACCTGTACTGTTATCTGGACAACAATGTCAGCTGA
- the tspan1 gene encoding tetraspanin-1 isoform X1: MACFTFFKCMMVLFNLLILLGGLTLLGVGIWVSVDKGLFLQVLSPFTLDVQYVKVGFFCIAIGGVLVLLGVLGCCGAHKGSKCLLLLFFSIILIIFIAEVAAGTVALAYSSFAEGILKAWATFVLKNQYGSDPVVTKIWNSTMTELNCCGFTNYTDFTDSYYSEQSEGSYPPSCCQLDTAPCSQQQAWHSAVQGCFEQLLEALQKHANIVGGIAVGIGGLEVAAMLVSMYLYCYLDNNVS; this comes from the exons CTGGGgggtctgaccctgctgggtGTGGGGATTTGGGTGAGTGTGGATAAGGGTTTGTTCCTACAGGTGCTGAGTCCCTTCACCCTCGACGTGCAATATGTCAAGGTGGGCTTCTTCTGCATCGCTATTGGAGGAGTGCTGGTTCTACTGGGTGTACTGGGCTGCTGTGGAGCCCACAAGGGGAGCAAGTGTCTTCTGCTACTG TTTTTCTCCATCATCCTGATTATTTTCATCGCTGAAGTGGCAGCCGGAACGGTGGCCCTCGCCTACTCTTCATTT GCCGAGGGGATTCTTAAAGCATGGGCCACTTTTGTCTTGAAGAACCAGTATGGCAGCGATCCGGTGGTCACCAAGATCTGGAACAGCACCATGACCGAG CTGAACTGCTGTGGCTTCACCAACTACACAGACTTTACTGACTCGTACTACTCTGAGCAGAGTGAGGGCAGCTACCCACCCAGCTGCTGCCAGCTAGACACTGCCCCCTGCAGCCAGCAgcaggcatggcacagtgctgttCAG GGCTGTTTTGAACAGCTGTTGGAGGCCCTTCAGAAGCATGCCAACATCGTAGGTGGAATAGCCGTAGGCATCGGAGGGCTAGAG GTGGCAGCGATGCTGGTATCCATGTACCTGTACTGTTATCTGGACAACAATGTCAGCTGA